The sequence CCTCGTAGGGCACCGGCCGCGGCAGGCCGGTGACGTTCTTCACGCCGCGGGTCAGCCATTCCTCGTACTTGATGACAGCGATGATGATCTCTGAAATGCCCAGCGTGGCGATGGCGAGATAGTCGGCCCTGAGGCCGAGCGCGATCTTGCCGATGAACCATGCCGCGCCGGCCGCCACCAGCCCGCCCAGCGGCCAGGCCAGCACGATCGGCAGCCCCATGCCGCCGAGATAGCCGGTCTGGGCCGAATCGACGGCCTCGATCTGGCGCGCCGCCGGCACGAAGAACTCCGAGATCAGGAAATAGCCGGCGATCATCAGCACGATGGTGACCGGCAGCCGCATCGTCCGTGGCGTCAGGCGCCGTGCGACGATGATGGCGACCACCGTGGCGGCCAGGCTGAGGGCCGCCAGCAGGATGTCGGTACCGCCCGCCGCCCAGGCGGCGTCGACCGGCGGCATGGACACAAGCACCGCGGTCAGACCGCCAAGCGCTGTGAAGCCCATGATGCCGACGTTGAACAGGCCGGCATAGCCCCACTGCATGTTCACGCCGAGCGCCATGATCGACGAGATCAGGCACAGGTTCACGATGCCCAGCGCGACGTTCCAGCTCTGGTAGAAGCCGACGAAGATCAGCAGCAGCGCCATCGCGCCGAAGAGAAAGAGCTTCCGGGTCATCATCAGATCACCTTCCCGCGGATGATTCCGGTCGGCCGGATCAGCAGCACCGCCACGAGGATGATGAAGGAGACGGCGAACTTGTACTCCGTCGACAGGAGCTGCACGAGACCCTCCG comes from Minwuia thermotolerans and encodes:
- a CDS encoding branched-chain amino acid ABC transporter permease, producing the protein MTRKLFLFGAMALLLIFVGFYQSWNVALGIVNLCLISSIMALGVNMQWGYAGLFNVGIMGFTALGGLTAVLVSMPPVDAAWAAGGTDILLAALSLAATVVAIIVARRLTPRTMRLPVTIVLMIAGYFLISEFFVPAARQIEAVDSAQTGYLGGMGLPIVLAWPLGGLVAAGAAWFIGKIALGLRADYLAIATLGISEIIIAVIKYEEWLTRGVKNVTGLPRPVPYEVVLVQQPWFIGLADWLDAPDLSDLAGLFVKLCYAALFLLVLAIVMWFAERALRSPWGRMMRAIRDNREAAAAMGKDVTGRHLQVFVLGCATCGIAGAMLTTLDGQLTPTSYIPLRFTFLIWVMVILGGSGNNWGAVLGGFVIWFLWVEAEPLGNWFMQTITLPMADDSFLSQHLVAGAAYTRYLLMGAILLLVMRFAPKGLIPERH